In one window of Leptospira sp. GIMC2001 DNA:
- a CDS encoding thermonuclease family protein gives MPNLDLGFRIKYELGDNSSLDGFKSGDLVSVRKSRNSFQFEKIASVRELFSYKAYLDRVVDGDTLLVQIDLGFGIFIEERLRLRGLDAPEVAERNGQAAKKFVERELKGTNFLILKTYGSDIYDRYLVEVFYLKNEWKVEKIIEDGNFLNNRLLQEGLAIRI, from the coding sequence ATGCCAAATCTTGACCTTGGTTTTAGAATTAAATACGAGTTAGGTGATAATTCCAGCTTGGATGGATTCAAATCAGGGGATCTTGTGTCTGTCCGTAAGTCAAGAAATAGTTTCCAATTTGAAAAGATCGCTAGTGTGAGGGAGCTTTTTTCATACAAAGCGTACTTGGATAGGGTTGTGGACGGTGATACTTTGCTTGTACAAATTGATTTGGGTTTTGGAATTTTTATCGAAGAGAGACTTAGGCTTCGTGGTTTGGATGCTCCTGAAGTAGCCGAAAGAAATGGTCAAGCTGCTAAGAAATTTGTAGAGCGCGAATTGAAAGGTACAAACTTTCTAATACTCAAGACATACGGATCAGACATTTACGACAGATATCTTGTTGAAGTTTTCTATTTAAAGAATGAATGGAAGGTTGAAAAGATAATAGAAGATGGAAATTTTCTAAACAATCGACTGCTACAAGAAGGTTTGGCAATTCGGATTTAA